One region of Vespa crabro chromosome 15, iyVesCrab1.2, whole genome shotgun sequence genomic DNA includes:
- the LOC124429476 gene encoding long-chain fatty acid transport protein 4-like encodes MDIRLLLVFAIVGLMATGLTARIGFLGRIAQILLAATLIPLICKFHRKFYVILKTLPRDIKFLYRYVNANRDLKSFVRNNTTVMKIFQERARLYPDKPCFIFEGCTWTNEDIDKYSNRIANIFKEAGYGKGDAVALLMLNRPEYIATWLGLGKIGVITALINTNLRQQCLSHCLTVAKVKSIIYTEEFSLAIEDISDSIEGIIKYKQGGNFEGYNGDIKNLDKLIADASIKQPDVDNEPGYKDDLLYIYTSGTTGLPKVAIVPNSRFLLVITATYHMLGLKKNSDILYNPIPLYHMSGGLVGTGCALTKGIPSVLRSKFSVSAYWTDCIKYKCTLAQYIGEMCRYLLKAPPRPEDKTHSIRLMVGNGMRPQIWQEFVDRFKIEQITEVYGSSEGNANIVNVDNQVGAVGFVPSILPKFLHPVALIRVNPDTCEPIRGKDGLCIRTEINEPGMLIGLIKQGNVEREFNGYLDKEASRKKVVENVFCKGDKAFLSGDILIQDEFGYFYFKDRTGDTFRWKGENVATAEVEGVISNVAGYRDTTVYGVQIPGVEGKAGMAAIVDPESLIDFKALAEGLDKALPSYARPIFLRIVKELEMTSTFKLKKIGLQNEGFDPNKIQDKVYFRSDKEYVEVTPELYQKIISGSTKL; translated from the exons ATGGACATCAGGTTACTTcttgtttttgctattgtcGGTTTAATGGCCACCGGCTTAACAGCAAGGATCGGATTTTTAGGAAGAATTGCTCAAATACTTTTGGCCGCCACCCTTATCCCATTAATTTGCAAGTTTCATCGAAAGTTCTACGTCATTTTGAAGACACTGCCAAGGGATATCAA aTTCCTCTATCGGTATGTGAATGCTAATCGAGATCTGAAAAGTTTCGTTAGAAATAATACAACGGttatgaaaattttccaaGAACGAGCACGTCTTTATCCAGATAAACCATGTTTTATTTTCGAAGGATGTACTTGGACTAACGAagat ATTGACAAATATAGTAATCGAAtagcaaatatttttaaagaagcTGGATATGGTAAAGGTGATGCCGTAGCACTTTTGATGCTTAACAGACCGGAATATATCGCAACTTGGCTTGGATTGGGTAAGATAGGTGTGATAACAGCTTTGATTAATACCAATTTACGTCAACAATGTTTAAGCCATTGCCTGACAGTTGCGAAAGTTAAAAGCATAATTTATACCGAGGAATTTTCCTTAG CAATCGAAGATATTTCAGATTCTATTGAAGGAATAATCAAGTATAAACAAGGTGGCAATTTCGAAGGATATAACGGGGATATCAAAAATTTGGATAAACTAATAGCAGATGCTAGCATAAAACAACCAGATGTTGATAATGAACCTGGTTATAAAGATGatttgttgtatatatataccagtGGTACAACTGGTTTACCCAAAGTGGCTATTGTACCAAATTCAAG ATTCCTACTCGTCATAACGGCAACTTATCATATGCTGGGATTGAAGAAGAAtagtgatattttatataatcctATTCCATTATATCATATGTCTGGTGGATTAGTAGGGACAGGTTGTGCACTTACCAAAGGTATTCCAAGTGTTTTAAGAAGTAAATTTTCTGTCAGTGCTTATTGGACTGATTGCATCAAGTATAAATGCACG ttggCACAATATATCGGCGAAATGTgtcgatatttattaaaagctCCACCACGTCCGGAAGATAAAACTCATTCGATTAGACTAATGGTCGGAAATGGTATGAGACCACAAATTTGGCAAGAGTTCGTTGATCGTTTTAAAATCGAACAAATTACGGAAGTCTATGGATCGAGCGAAGGCAATGCTAATATTg TTAATGTCGACAATCAAGTTGGAGCAGTTGGTTTTGTTCCATCAATATTACCTAAATTTCTTCATCCAGTTGCTCTTATTCGTGTGAATCCTGACACGTGCGAACCAATTAGGGGTAAAGATGGATTATGCATACGAACTGAAATAA atGAACCAGGTATGCTAATAGGATTGATAAAACAAGGAAATGTAGAGAGAGAATTTAATGGATATTTGGATAAGGAAGCATCACGAAAGAAAGTAGTAGAGAATGTATTCTGTAAGGGTGATAAAGCATTTCTTTCAG GTGACATTTTAATACAGGATGAATTTGGATACTTTTATTTCAAGGATAGAACAGGTGATACTTTCAGGTGGAAAGGTGAAAATGTTGCTACTGCTGAGGTGGAAGGTGTTATCAGTAATGTTGCTGGGTATAGAGATACAACTGTTTACGGAGTACag ataccTGGTGTAGAAGGAAAAGCAGGAATGGCAGCAATAGTAGACCCTGAGAGTTTAATAGACTTTAAAGCACTTGCTGAGGGTTTAGACAAAGCTTTACCTTCCTACGCAAGACCAATTTTCTTAAGGATTGTCAAAGAATTAGAAATGACAAGtacatttaaattgaaaaaaattggcCTTCAAAATGAAGGATTTGATCCTAATAAGATTCAAGATAAAGTGTATTTTCGATCAGATAAAGAATATGTCGAAGTTACACCCGAGctatatcaaaaaattatatcgggATCTACCAAGTTGTAA
- the LOC124429377 gene encoding transcription factor jun-D-like, which translates to MVRNLTMDQTFYEDATSVYGVVNRENNNMGQPKRNLTLDLNNCQRQGQQAKRPRLGPLPTTLNNVAPILSSPDLNMLKLGSPELEKLIIEQQDGSGGIVSSLPTPTAQILFPKTVTEAQELYARGFVDALNELHHSDSSQEPGSLHGATYTTLEPPGSVQSVGTESSVSQGLMQIKDEPQTVPSVSSSPPMSPIDMENQERIKLERKRQRNRVAASKCRRRKLERISRLEDKVKVLKGENSELSAVVHKLKEHVCRLKEQVMDHVQSGCQIMTVSGQF; encoded by the coding sequence ATGGTGCGAAACTTGACAATGGATCAAACATTTTACGAGGACGCTACGAGCGTTTACGGTGTTGTAAatcgtgaaaataataatatgggcCAACCGAAACGTAATTTAACATTGGATTTAAACAATTGTCAGAGACAAGGGCAACAGGCAAAAAGACCTAGATTAGGTCCTTTACCGACAACATTGAACAATGTTGCACCGATATTGAGCTCGCCGGATTTAAACATGTTAAAACTCGGATCGCCGGAATTAGAGAAATTGATAATCGAACAACAGGATGGTAGTGGGGGTATTGTTTCATCCTTACCGACCCCAAcggcacaaatattatttccaaaGACGGTTACGGAAGCTCAAGAACTTTATGCTCGTGGTTTCGTAGATGCTTTAAACGAGCTACATCATTCGGATAGTTCCCAAGAACCTGGTAGCTTACATGGAGCTACTTACACAACTTTGGAACCACCCGGTAGCGTACAAAGCGTCGGCACGGAGTCCTCGGTGAGTCAGGGACTAATGCAAATAAAGGATGAACCTCAAACGGTACCTAGCGTTTCAAGCTCGCCGCCTATGTCACCGATAGACATGGAAAATCAAGAAAGGATCAAACTTGAAAGGAAGAGGCAACGAAATCGCGTTGCCGCTTCCAAGTGTCGCAGGCGCAAACTCGAACGTATTTCCAGGCTGGAGGACAAGGTCAAAGTTCTCAAAGGCGAGAACAGCGAATTGAGCGCGGTCGTACATAAACTTAAGGAACACGTTTGCCGGCTTAAGGAACAGGTGATGGATCACGTACAATCTGGCTGTCAAATTATGACGGTTTCGGGCCagttttga